Proteins encoded in a region of the Prunus persica cultivar Lovell chromosome G4, Prunus_persica_NCBIv2, whole genome shotgun sequence genome:
- the LOC109948667 gene encoding uncharacterized protein LOC109948667: MEVCVIAKCIYKSETIMFSVSSESSMVDILETLCLRFRGLQLGCFTLRYSVPSYPSCFLETDSDLDLMRTFLLILNEKIVDILVKDLCGSSEYSGDFCVNKELIACEKGESSCSSTVEDRNEFLGRLKRASAKPLLSNEWETYIHHVGQKFDGGAEEFRLKLCKYALEVGFNFLYAGNDKKRVVAVCSNKKLEGCSWRVYASRCEATGSFVIRTLNNVHTCAGRIRESKSKMMRSRVVSSLIVDRIRAKPELKPIEIIHEFKDYYGIDISYYQAWFGKELAKLDVHSDESKSFNELVWYADAVKETNTGSLCTLDCEAGINRFRRFFVSFGGCIAGFQYCIPFLFIDATFLKSKYKWQLLCASRKNGNQAFGVVDSETEENWTWFLQHLASILLPMGRVVTFFSDRNQGLLNAMGFVFPGWPHSYCYYHLRQNLISKYPKSGYGKLLQDRVINLFSRCTYAVTEEEFKVAMEELVIVGSSKVKAFISDLSRDHYANVFFKGMRYGEMAKSLAESFNNWVGVFRDLPVLPLIERIRQKLMVLNSQRQIEAEKWTTVLCPEMETRLCENAEAGRTWAVRRSNCTVFEVFADYSVMVDLEQRTCSCRLWQIDGFPCTHAVATILAKRDSVYDYVECYYKTDFFRKAYESPIFPIPDIGKGLGSNGSAAGVVLPPITKRPAGRPPTKRIKVFGEFKRPLKCSRCSVVGYNRKTCKAII; the protein is encoded by the exons ATGGAGGTGTGTGTCATTGCCAAGTGCATATATAAGTCGGAAACCATcatgttttcagtttcatcaGAGTCATCCATGGTTGATATTTTGGAGACTTTGTGTCtgaggtttaggggtttgcaGTTGGGTTGTTTCACATTACGGTATTCAGTGCCCAGTTATCCGAGTTGTTTTCTAGAAACGGATAGCGATTTGGACTTGATGAggacatttttgttgatattaAATGAGAAGATTGTTGATATTTTAGTGAAGGATTTATGCGGGAGCAGTGAATATAGTGGTgatttttgtgtaaataaGGAGTTGATAGCATGTGAAAAGGGCGAGTCGTCGTGTTCTAGTACTGTCGAAGACAGAAACGAGTTTTTGGGCAGGTTGAAGAGAGCAAGTGCTAAGCCTTTGTTGTCGAATGAGTGGGAGACATACATACATCATGTGGGGCAGAAGTTTGACGGTGGTGCAGAGGAGTTCCGGTTGAAATTGTGCAAGTACGCTCTTGAAGtaggatttaattttttatatgccGGCAATGACAAGAAGCGGGTGGTTGCTGTTTGTTCGAATAAGAAATTGGAGGGTTGCAGCTGGCGTGTTTATGCTTCTCGTTGTGAAGCTactggcagttttgtaattcgaACGTTAAATAATGTTCATACATGTGCGGGTCGGATACGGGAATCAAAGAGTAAGATGATGAGGTCTCGTGTGGTGTCCTCCCTCATTGTGGACAGAATTCGTGCAAAACCAGAGCTAAAGCCAATTGAGATTATACACGAGTTCAAAGATTATTATGGTATAGACATTTCATACTACCAGGCATGGTTTGGCAAAGAGTTAGCTAAATTGGACGTTCACAGTGATGAGTCGAAGTCCTTCAACGAGTTAGTGTGGTATGCGGACGCCGTAAAGGAAACTAACACTGGTTCTCTCTGCACTCTTGATTGTGAAGCTGGAATTAATCGCTTTcgacggttttttgtgtcttttggCGGTTGCATTGCTGGATTTCAATATTGCATACCCTTTTTGTTCATTGATGCTACGTTTTTGAAGAGCAAGTACAAGTGGCAGCTTCTCTGTGCTTCGAGAAAGAATGGAAATCAAG CTTTTGGAGTTGTTGATTCTGAGACAGAGGAGAATTGGACTtggtttcttcaacatttggcTTCTATATTGCTACCGATGGGGAGAGTGGTGACCTTTTTCTCGGACCGCAATCAAGGTTTGTTAAATGCAATGGGGTTTGTGTTTCCCGGATGGCCTCATTCTTACTGTTATTATCACCTCAGACAGAATTTGATATCAAAGTACCCGAAGTCAGGTTATGGGAAACTGCTCCAAGACCgtgttatcaatttatttagtagATGCACATATGCTGTTACGGAGGAAGAGTTTAAGGTAGCAATGGAGGAGTTGGTGATTGTTGGGAGTTCGAAAGTGAAGGCATTTATATCTGATTTGTCTAGAGATCACTATGCCAACGTATTTTTCAAAGGAATGCGTTATGGGGAGATGGCAAAGAGTTTAGCGGAGTCCTTTAATAATTGGGTTGGTGTGTTTCGAGATTTGCCGGTGCTACCTTTGATAGAAAGGATTCGACAGAAATTGATGGTATTGAATTCTCAACGACAAATTGAAGCGGAGAAGTGGACAACAGTTTTGTGTCCGGAGATGGAAACTAGACTCTGTGAAAATGCGGAGGCAGGTAGGACTTGGGCAGTTCGTCGTTCTAATTGCACTGTTTTTGAAGTATTTGCTGATTATTCTGTGATGGTTGATCTTGAGCAAAGGACTTGTTCTTGCCGTCTTTGGCAAATTGACGGTTTTCCTTGCACACATGCGGTGGCTACAATCCTAGCAAAGAGAGATTCAGTTTATGATTACGTGGAGTGTTACTACAAAACCGACTTCTTTCGAAAAGCCTATGAGAGTCCTATTTTTCCTATTCCAGATATTGGGAAAGGATTGGGCAGCAATGGTTCTGCAGCTGGAGTTGTGCTTCCGCCAATTACAAAGAGGCCAGCCGGAAGACCACCAACAAAGaggatcaaagtttttggtgaatttaaaaGGCCATTGAAATGCAGTCGGTGCAGTGTTGTTGGGTACAATAGGAAGACTTGCAAGGCTATTATATGA
- the LOC109948876 gene encoding uncharacterized protein LOC109948876 yields MMLTICKGFALIYATNNLQLPFQKDMLLFMASGERFGMGGFGKQELTQEASQPDATNPIPDLPKGTSLHDSIPVDLQQSSDENEGQKKPTKKKLGWGQRKVWQKIPKADRERIEKHYLSTQPRDNFWAGLNDEKVTNHDLKDIVWDLELSQNVIEAYIQIEEDKVEPMQTESPQYMSTWTWAYMQSFQEPSWHRFLYEHLLEKLGKCSVLFFLIISKEEFHFTLLTFHKN; encoded by the exons atgatGTTAACCATTTGTAAGGGCTTTGCTCTTATATATGCAACCAACAACCTCCAACTTCCATTTCAAAAAGATATGTTGTTATTTATGGCATCAGGAGAGCGTTTTGGAATGGGCGGTTTCGGAAAACAAGAG TTAACACAAGAGGCATCTCAACCCGATGCCACAAATCCAATTCCTGATCTCCCAAAAGGAACGAGCCTTCATGATTCAATACCTGTAGATCTGCAACAATCAAGTGATGAAAATGAAGGACAaaaaaagccaacaaagaaaaaactaggATGGGGTCAGAGGAAGGTGTGGCAGAAAATTCCAAAGGCGGACAgggaaagaattgaaaaacacTACTTAAGTACTCAACCTCG TGATAACTTTTGGGCAGGACTCAATGATGAGAAAGTGACAAACCATGATCTCAAAGATATTGTATGGGACCTGGAACTGTCACAAAAC GTTATTGAGGCCTATATCCAAATAGAGGAGGATAAAGTAGAGCCTATGCAGACAGAGAGTCCACAGTACATGTCCACATGGACTTGG GCTTACATGCAAAGCTTCCAAGAGCCATCTTGGCACAGGTTCCTGTATGAACACTTACTTGAAAAACTCGGGAAATGCagtgttcttttctttttgattaTTTCAAAAGAAGAGTTCCACTTCACACTTCTCACATTTCACAAAAATTAA